The following coding sequences lie in one Vitis vinifera cultivar Pinot Noir 40024 chromosome 19, ASM3070453v1 genomic window:
- the LOC132253441 gene encoding precursor of CEP14-like — MAKSSSSVPLIFILVLVLSISALDARKLLSMEKKEGVSSMEESLILPSLPKGSTPPSSPSDKGYAMVNINGRLFSIHLPSIKDRMLGESVPSPGIGH, encoded by the coding sequence ATGGCTAAGTCAAGCTCTTCAGTTCCCCTAATCTTCATTCTTGTACTGGTGCTCTCCATTTCTGCTTTAGATGCAAGGAAGTTGTTGAGCATGGAGAAGAAAGAAGGGGTTTCTTCTATGGAGGAGAGTCTGATCCTACCTTCTCTTCCCAAGGGTTCTACACCACCTTCTTCTCCTAGTGATAAAGGTTATGCAATGGTCAATATCAATGGGAGGCTCTTCAGTATCCATCTTCCCAGCATTAAAGATAGGATGCTAGGAGAGTCTGTCCCAAGTCCAGGAATTGGACATTAG